Part of the Elusimicrobiota bacterium genome is shown below.
TCGCGGGCCCGGCCGGTTCGCCCGTCCGCGTCACGGCCGACGGCGTGGTGAAGCTGGCCCGCTGGGCCGGCGGTTACGGGAAAGTCGTGGTCATCGACCACGGTTTCGGCTATTCCACCCGCTACGGGCACAACCGACAACTCCTGGTCCAAGCCGGCGAGCGGGTCCGCCGAGGACAGATCGTTGCTTTGATGGGCGAAACGGGCAACGCCACCGGACCCCATTGCCATTACGAAGTTTGGTATAATGGCCGGGCCGTGAATCCCGGAAAATTCCTCAAACGACCGAGCTCCTGATGTTCGGCAAAAAAGACATCGACCCCGCCAAGATGGAGACCGTCATTGGTCCGGACACCCGATTTCAGGGCAACGTCCGCTCCAAAGGCTACGTGCGCGTGGACGGGGAAGTGGATGGCAGCGTGTCGGCGGAGGGCGTGATCATCGGCGAAAAAGCCGTCGTCACCGGCGACATCACCGCCAAAATGGTTTTTGTGGGCGGCAAAGTGACGGGCAACGTGACCGCCGCCGCCGCCCTCGAGCTTCAGCCCAAAGGCCAGATCCGCGGCGACATCCGCACCGCCCAGTTGTCCATC
Proteins encoded:
- a CDS encoding polymer-forming cytoskeletal protein, producing MFGKKDIDPAKMETVIGPDTRFQGNVRSKGYVRVDGEVDGSVSAEGVIIGEKAVVTGDITAKMVFVGGKVTGNVTAAAALELQPKGQIRGDIRTAQLSIADGAVFEGQCVMAADKVGAVDIDRLLEKASAS